The Actinomycetota bacterium genome contains the following window.
GATGGAAACATCAAGTGATAGGGATTGGCCCCACCGGAGAACACCTTTATCTACCTGCTTCCCCTCGAACCACTTGTCCGTTTCGCCCGGGACCTTCCGGTGGCGGTCATGGAGCGCCGCGGCCATGAGCCCGGACTTCCTCGTCCCGAGAAAGCCCCGAAACCCACGCGCTATGTTTTACGCTGCATGCTGTAACTGAGATAATCGTCGTAGGGGGAAATGCGGTTATGTCAAGGTCGGGTAGATGTGTGGAGAATGCCACCCGCGAGGGCGAAGATAGCGGTCGGGCGCGCGGGCAACCGCCACGGGGCCTGATAACCTGGAGGTGGATCGTTGCTTACTTGGTAGTGGTAGCCCTCGTGGCCATCTCCGGGGTGCTTCTCGTGAGATTCCTGCAGGGAAACGCCAAGGAAAACGCCCTTGAAGAACTGACGTCGGTCGTCAACCTCAAGACCAACGAGATCAGCGAGTGGTTCGAGCAGAGACGCGGGGACGCCACCAGGATCATGCAGACCCCCTTCTTCACGCGGGCTGCCCGGGGGTTCCTGGCAGACCCCGGCCAGTCCGAAGAGAGGGACGACCTCCTGACCTGGATGGAGTCCTATTTGCGGAATAGGTATTACCGCAGCGTCTTCCTCCTCGATACGGCCGGAGAGGCGGTGCTGGCCGCGTGCAAGCCGGGGGAGGTAGTGGGCGACTACGCCCGGGACCTGGCGCTTGAGGCGATGTCCAAAGGGGAGGTGGCCATCTCCGACCTCCACTACGGCGAGGGCGATAACCTGGTACATATCGACCTCATAGCCCCCATCCCCTCCACCTCCACCAGCACCCCCGCCGCGGGCGCCGTGCTCCTGAGGGTCGACCCCTATACCTACCTATACCCCCTCATCCAGTCCTGGCCCTCCCCCAGCGACAGCGCGGAGACCCTAATCGTGCGCGTCGAGGACGGCGAGATCGTCTTCCTGAACGAACTGCGCTACCATGAGGGCGGCCCCCTTTCCCTGAGATTACCCGCCGGGGAGGAGAATCTGCCGGCGGCCCTTGCCGCGGGAGGGTTCGAGGGAGTGGTCGAGGGGACGGATTACCGCGGCGTGGAAGTCCTGGCGGCGGTGCGCGGGGTGCCCGGCACCGCCTGGTACGTCGTTGCCAAGGAGGACGCAAGCGAGGTCTATGCCTCCATTAGTGCGCGCACCTGGCTGGCCGTCGGTTTCACCACCATGATGGTCATCGCGCTGGGGCTCCTCATGGGCCTGCTCTGGATCCGGAAACGGGGCCAGTTCTACCGCTGGCAGTACGCAATGGAGGCGGAGCGCTCCACCCTGGCCCGGCACTGCGAATACCTCACCCGTTACGCCAACGACATCATCGTGCTCATGGACGAAGCCTGGAGGATCGTCGAGGTCAACGAGCAAGCGGTAAAGACCTACGGCTATACACGTGAAGAGCTGCTCGGCATGTCCGCTCCCTTGCTCCGCTCCGAGGCGGCGAGGGCCGGTTTCGCCCAGACGGTGCGGGAGCTGGATATCGGCGACGGCACCGTCTTCGAGACCGAGCACGTTCGCAAGGACGGCACCACCTTTCCGGTGGAGATAAGCGCCCGTGTCATCGAGACCAAAGGCGAGCGTTTCTACCAGGGGATTATCCGGGATATAAGCGAGCGCCGACGCATGCAAGAGGAGTTGCGTGAAAGAGAGGTCTTCATGCGGCGGCTCACCGACAACATGCTGGACCTTATAAGCCAGATCGATCTCGAGGGCAACTTCGTCTACCTCAGTCCCTCAAACGAGAGGGTGCTGGGATACCGCGAGGCGGATCTCCTGGGCACCAACGTCATGGAGCTTGTCCACCCCGACGATCTGCCCGCGGTAGCGGATTCCTACGTCAGGTCAAACATGGAACTCGTGCCGGGAAAGGTCGAGTTCCGGGCCAGGAAAGCCGACGGCACCTATATATGGGTGGAGTCGGTGGGGAACCCGCTTTACAACGAGGCGGGCGAGCTCATCGGCGCCATCTTCGCCACCCGCGACATCAGCGACAGGAAGATGGCCGAGGATGAGGCGGAGCGCGGCAGGATGCTCCTCTTCTCCGCCTTCGAGATGGTCCCGGCCACGGTGATCTTGCTGGCGCCGGACTACACCTTCCGTTACGCCAACAGCTACTTCCGCGAACTCTTTGGGGACCCCGGAGGGAAGAAATGCTACGAGGTGCTGTACGGCCGCTCTACCCCCTGCGAGGAATACTGCCCGCTTGGGATCATCGAGACGGGCGAGCCGTTCTCGCGGGAATGGAGCGACGAGTCGGGAATGTGTTTCCTGGTGCACTACTTTCCCTTCGAGGACATGGACGGCCAGGGGGCGGTGCTGGAGATGGGGATAGACGTCACCGACCGCAAGCGCATCGAGAAGCGCCTGGAGAGGATCAACCGCTGCTTCCTGGAGCTGGGCACCAAGCCCCTGGAGAACGTGCTCATGATCGTGGATGCGGGGCAGGAGATCATGCAAGCGGTCGGCATGCACTACAGCCACTTGAACAGGGGCGGGATCTATGTGTACCGGACAGCAAGTGATGGCGCCGGCCGGAAGCACCTGGAGATGGATGATTGTCCGATCTGCCATACCGTGATCGCGGAGGGCGGCGGTGAGCCTTTCGTGCTGGAGGATCTGCCGGCTAGTGGCTATGATGGTCTTCTCCCCGACGCGGTCCAAGACGGGTTTGGCTCTTACCTCGCCTACCCCGTCAAAGCCCATGGTGTGACCGTGGGTGTCCTCGGATTGCTGCGCGGGGAGAGAGGCGCCTTCAGCGTCGAGGAGCGGGAAATCATGGGTATGCTGGCCCGGGCCATCTCGGTAGAGGAGGAACGGCTGGACCACGAGGAGGAGCTACGGGCTTTCATCGACATCGCCTCCCATGAGTTGCGCCATCCCATGACCATCATAAAGGGTTACGCTGCGACACTGAGACTGTACCGGGACAGGATGGACGATACGACGGTGCGTGGCGTTCTGGCCGATATCGAAAAGGGAGTGGACCGCCTGGAGAAGCTGGTTTATCAACTGCTGGACGCCTCGCGCATGGAACGCGACAAGCTGGTCCTGGAGAAGGCGGAGACGGACATCGAGGCATTGCTGAAGAATGCAGTTGCCGAGATGCGATACAAGGTCCCCGCCAGGGATTTCGTCCTCGATCTGCGGGAGCGGGAATGCCGCGTGGAGGCAGAAGCTGAACGCATCGGACAGGTCCTGGTGATCCTCATGGAGAATGCCGTGAACTACTCCGCGCATGATTCGCTCGTGGAAGTGGCGATGGACGTGAACGAAGAGGGGAAGGTCGTGATCTCGGTAATGGACAGGGGCGTAGGGGTGCCCGAGGAGCATCGCGGCAGGATCTTCGAGCGCTTTTTCCAGGTCGGCGACCCCTCCTACCATTCCTCCGAGGGTATAGGCCTTGGACTGCATATCGCGCGCGAGATAATCGAGGCTCACGGCGGGGAGATATGGTACGAACCGCGTGAAGGGGGCGGATCGATCTTCAGCTTCACCCTCCCCCGCCCGTAGGGTATCTGGCTTCGGACATGACCCAGGTCGCGGCGGTGCATGCCGCCATGCCCCTCTCCGAGGGTCTCCTCAAGCGTTATTGGCTTGGGAGAATGCCTGCGCGAAGGTAGCGAGATATGCTTGAACCGGCGGGGGATTCGGATATAATATTAAAAATCTGTGTAGGAAAGCGAGGCCGAAAAGCCTTGGCCATGTAGCAACATGTAGAGCCTGTATATAGCCGAACGGGAGCTTGCATGCTGGAGATAAGGTTTCACGGGAGAGGCGGGCAGGGAGCGGTCACCTCGGCCGAGCTCATCGCCGTGGCGGCTATCGGCAAGGGCAAATACGCCCAGGCCTTCCCGAGTTTCGGGCCCGAGCGCAGAGGCGCCCCGGTCGTGGCCTTCTGCAGGGTCGACGACAAAAGGATCCTCGCCCGCGCCAAGGTATACGAGCCCGATGTGGTGGTCATCCTCGACTCGGGGCTCTTGACCCTGATCGACCCGGTCGAGGGCTTGAAGCCGGACGGGATACTCATCATCAACTCGAAAAAATCCTATGAGGAGATAATGGATTCGTGCCGCTTCTCCTGCCGCGTCGGTATCGTCAACGCCGACCAGATCGCCCGGGAAGAACTGGGTCGGGTCATCGTGAACACCACCATGATGGGCGCGGTCATCAAGGCGACCGGCCTGTTCGGGATCGACGACATCCGCGGGCCCATGCTGGACCGCTTCGGGCCCAAGCTGGGGGAGAAGAACATGAAGGCCCTGGAGCGGGCCTATAACGAACTGGTTATAAAGGAGTAGGCAGACGTGGCCAAACCGATGGAAGAGATAAGATGGCAGGACCTGGAGATAGGGGCGGCAGTCAGCGAGCCCGGCAGCTCCAGGGAGTATAAGACCGGCAGCTGGCGTTCGCTACTGCCGGTGGTCGACAGGGACCAGTGCATCCGCTGTGGCGTCTGCTGGTTGTTCTGCCCGGACGCTGCGATCAACCGGTCGGAGGACGGGTCTTTCCAGGCCGACTTGGAGTACTGCAAGGGATGCGGCATCTGCGCCAGGGAATGCCCGGTGGGCTGCATATCCATGGTGATAGAGGAATTCTGACATGGCCAAAGAACGCAAGGGTATCGAGGTATCGCTGGCCGTAGCGGAGGCGGTAGGACAGGCGGACTGCGATGTCATAGCCGCCTATCCCATCACGCCGCAGACACATATCGTGGAGCATCTCTCCGAAATGGTGGCCGACGGGCACCTGGACGCGGAGTTCGTGCCGGTGGAGAGTGAGCACTCGGCCATGAGCGTATGCTGCGGCGCGGCCGCCGTGGGCGCCCGCACTTTCACCTCCACCGCCTCGCAGGGGCTGGCCCTGATGGCGGAGATATTCTTCATCGCCTCGGCCATGCGGCTGCCCGTGGTCATGGCCCTCGCCAACCGCTCCCTGTCCTCGCCGCTTTCCATCTGGAACGATCATACCGACACCATGATGGTGCGTGACGGAGGCTGGATACACGTATTCGTCGAGAACGGCCAGGAGGCCTACGACCACGTGTTCTGGGCCTTCCGCGTGGCCGAAGACCCCGCGGTGAGGCTGCCGGTGGCCTTGAACATCGACGGCTTCATAATGACCCACATGATCGAGCCCATAGAATTCGAGGACGACGAGCTGATCAAGCGTTACATACCCGAATACAGGATGGAGAAACCCCTGCACCCGGACAACCCGGTCTCCATGGGATGTTTCGGCATGCCCGAGATATACACGGAGACGCAGATGGCCCGCGAGCGGGCCCTGGTGGAGTCCTATAACACCTGCATCAAGGCATGGGAGGAGTGGGAAGCCCTTACCGGACGGCGATACCATCCGGTCGAGACCTACCGGGCCGACGATGCCGAATGCTGCATAGTGACCTTGGGCTCACTGGGCGAGACGGCCATGGCGGCCGTGGACGAATTGAGAGAGCAGGGAGAGAAGGTCGGGGTCATCAAGATCCGGCTGTGGCGCCCGTTCCCGTTCGAGGATCTTTACAGGGCGGCGGCCGGCAAGAACGCCTTGATCGTGCTGGACCGAGCCATAAGCTTCGGCGGCCCCGGCGGTCCGGTTGCCCTGGAGCTGAGGAGCGCGATGTGCGGCAGGCCGCAGGCACCGGCGATCGTGGATTATGTGGCTGGACTGGCGAGCAGGGACGTGACCGCGGAGGACTTCAAGGCGATCATCCTCGGAGGAAAAGCCAAGGCCGCAGAGGGCGACGTTTGCGGGTTCACGCTTTACGGCCTGCGCGGGTGAGGAGCAAGACATGGACAAGTTCTCGGTTTTCTCGGCGAGGCTAGTTGAAAAGGCCGAATACTTCACCTCTGGCCACCGCGCCTGCCAGGGATGCGCCGAGGCGCTGGCCGTGCGCCTGGTCATGAAGGCCCTGGGGCGCAACACCATAGTGGCCATGGCCACGGGCTGCATGGAGATCGTCTCCTCGCCGCTGCCCACGACGGCCTGGGAGGTGCCCTGGATCCACGTGGCCTTCGAGAACGCCTCGGCCGTCATCAGCGGCTGCGAGTCCGGCATGAAGTCCATGATGCGCAAGGGTAAGCTGCCCCCCAAGAAGATCAACTTCGTGGCCATGGGCGGCGACGGCGCCACGGCCGATATCGGCATGGGCCAGCTCTCCGGAGCCCTGGAGCGCGGGCACGACATGATCTACGTGTGCTATGACAACGAGGCTTACATGAACACCGGCATCCAGCGCTCCAGCTCCACCCCCTGGGGGGCCAGCACCACCACCAGCCCGGCCGGCAAGATGTCCAAGGGCCAGCACACCCAGAAGAAGGACATGCCCAAGGTCGCCATCGCCCACAATATCCCCTACGTGGCCACTGCCTGCCCCAGCTTTCCCTTCGACCTCATGGAGAAGGTCGAGAAGGCCGCAGCCATCCCGGGCCCCGCATACCTGCATATACTCTCGGTATGCCCCACGGGCTGGCGGATCCCGGTGGAGGAGGCCATTAAATATGGACGCCTGGCCGTGAACACCTGCGTGTTCCCGCTCTACGAATACGAGTACGGAAAATACCGTCTCACCTACAGGCCGTCCCCCGTACTGCCCGTGCGGGAATACATCGAGGGACAGGGCCGCTTCCGGCACCTGGCGCCCGAGGACATCGAGGCCATCCAGGAGCGCACCATGGAGGAGTACGAGAAACTGGTGAAACTCAGCGAAGAGGGTTGATCTCATGACGGATGTGAATTCGTTCGACCGCATCATAGACCGTTACGAAAAAACGGAGGAATCGCTGCTGGCCATCCTGCAGGACTTCCAGCGCGAGTTCCACTACGTCCCCGAGGAGGGCATACGCCGCCTGAGCGAGGTCATGGAGGTCCCGGAGAGCAAGATCTATGCCATGGGCACCTTCTACAAGGCCCTGTCCCTCACCCCGCGCGGCAGGCACACCATCAAGGTCTGCACGGGGACGGCCTGCCACCTCAAGGGAGCGCCGCAGATCCTGGAGACGCTGGAGCGGGAGCTGGAGGTGGAGCGCAACGGCACCACGGCGGATGGAGAGTTCACCCTGGAATGCGTCAACTGCGTGGGGGCCTGCGCCATGGCGCCGCTGACCCTGATCGACGAGGAATACCACGGGCAGACCCGCTCCTCGAAGATCATGGACATCGTCAAGAAACAGGTGGGGAGTTAGGGAAATGGGGGCCATCAACTCCATCGGGCAGCTGGAAGCCTACCGGCGAGAGCTGGCGGCCGCGGCCTTATCCGATCTGCCCACCGTGATGATCTGCTTCGGCACCGGATGCCAGGCAAATGGGGCCAGGCCCGTGGCCGAGGCCTTCGCAGCTATCATCGAGGAACAGGGGCTCGAGCTGAACGTGAACATCGGCATCAAGACCACGGGCTGCCATGGATACTGCGAGAACGGGCCGCTAGTGGCGCTCCAGCCCCGGGGTATCCTCTACCTCAAGGTCACGCCCGAGGATGTGGCGGAGATCGTGGAGGAATCCATCAAGGGCGGCCGCATCGTGGAGCGGCTCATATACAAGGACAAGACCACGTCGGAGACGATAGCCGAGTACAGCGAGATCCCATTCTACAAGCACCAGCACCGCATCGCGTTGAGGCATATAGGCTCCATAGACCCGGCCAGCATCGACGACTATATCCTGGCGGGCGGCTATGCCGGGCTGGCCAGGGCGCTGGGGATGAAACCGGAGGACATCATCACCGAGATCGAGGATTCAGGCCTGCGCGGCCGCGGGGGCGGCGGTTTCCCCGCCGGGACAAAGTGGCGCTCCTGCGCGGCCGTGGACAGCGATGTCCGTTACGTGCTGTGCAACGGCGACGAAGGCGACCCGGGCGCTTTCATGGACCGCTCGATCATGGAAGGCGACCCGCACTCGGTGATCGAGGGCATGATCATCGGAGCCATCGCCGTGGGTGCGCACAAGGGCTATATCTACGTGCGCGACGAGTATCCCCTGGCGGTCAAGAACCTGGAGATCGCCCTCGAAGCGGCGCGCGACAAGGGCCTGCTGGGCGGGGACATCCTGGGGAGCGGTTTCGCCTTCGACATCAGGATCAGCAGGGGCGGCGGCGCTTTCGTGTGCGGCGAGTCCTCGGCCCTTATGCGCTCCGTGGGGGGCGAAGTGGGCGAACCCCGCGCCAAGTACATCCGTTCGGTCGAAAGAGGCCTGTACGACAAGCCCACGGTCCTCAACAATGTCGAGACCTGGACCAACGTGCCCGAGATCGTCGTCAAGGGCGCGGAATGGTATGCCGGCATGGGCACCGAAGGCTCCAAGGGCACCAAGGTCTTCTCGCTGGTGGGCAAGGTCAACAACACCGGCCTGGTTGAAGTGCCCATGGGTATCTCCATACGCGAACTGGTCGAGAACATCGGCGGCGGCATCCTGAACGGCAAGAAGTTCAAGGCGGTCCAGACCGGGGGCCCCTCCGGCGGCTGCATCCCGGAGCGCCTGTCGGACCTGCCGATCGACTTCGACAGCCTGACCGAGGCCGGGTCGATGATGGGCTCGGGCGGCATCATCGTCATGGACGAGGATACATGCATGGTGGACGTGGCCAAGTATTTCATCAATTTCCTGGTGGAGGAGTCCTGCGGCAAGTGCACCCCCTGCCGGGACGGCCTGCCGCGCATGCTGGACCTGCTAGAAGGCATCACCGAGGGCCGCGGCGGGGAGGAGCACGTGGCCCAGCTGGAGGAGCTGTGCGACCTGCTGACCTGGGGGGCGTTATGCGGCCTGGGGACCTCGGCCGCCAACCCGGTGCTCTCCACCATCAAGTACTTCCGCGATGAGTATGACGCCCACATCAGGGACAAGAAGTGCCCCGCCGGAGTGTGCAAGGCGCTCATCACCTATGCGATAGACCCGGAAGCATGCACCGGGTGCCGCCTGTGCGCCAAGAACTGTCCGCAGGAATGCATCACGGGCGAGCGCAAGGAAGCCCACGAGATCGATACGGCCAAGTGCATCAAATGCGGCATCTGCAGGGATGTATGTACCTTCGATGCAGTGAGGATCTCATAGCATGGAAAAGATAAGCGTGATCATCGACGGCAGGACCTTCGAGGCCGTGAAAGACCGGTGCGTGCTGGAAGTGGCGCACGAGAACGGCATCTACATCCCCTCGTTGTGCTTTAACAGCGAGGTGGTTAGCAGCGGTGGCTCCTGCCGCGTCTGCCTGGTAGAGGCCCATCAGGGAGGCAGGATGAGACTGGTCACTTCCTGTAACTACCCGGTGCGCAAGGGCCTGGAGATAAAGACGGATACCCCCCTGGTGCACAGGATCCGCGGGGGCGTGCTGGAACTGCTGATGGCGCGCGTGCCGGATTCCGAGGTCGTACGGGAGATGGCCGCCGCTGAAGGGCTGACCGATGTCCGTTTCCGCCTGGATGAGGGCGAGAACGACCGCTACAAGTGCATCGCCTGCGCGATGTGCACCAACGTATGCGCCGAAGTGGTGGGCGTTTACGCCATAGCCATGGAAAACCGCGGAGCGGAAAAGAAGCCCGCCACCCCCTACCATAAACCGTCGGACGTGTGCATCGGCTGCGGCGCCTGCGCCTATGCCTGCCCCACCGGAGCCATCACCCTCAAGGAGAGGGATGGCGTGCGCCGCATATGGGGCAGGGATTTCAACCTGGTCAAATGCAGCGTCTGCGGCACCCCATACATTCCGGAAGCCCAGGTAGACTGGATAGTGAAAACAACCGGCAAGGACCGGTCCTTCTTCGATAAATGCCCGGACCACAGGT
Protein-coding sequences here:
- a CDS encoding PAS domain S-box protein; this translates as MVALVAISGVLLVRFLQGNAKENALEELTSVVNLKTNEISEWFEQRRGDATRIMQTPFFTRAARGFLADPGQSEERDDLLTWMESYLRNRYYRSVFLLDTAGEAVLAACKPGEVVGDYARDLALEAMSKGEVAISDLHYGEGDNLVHIDLIAPIPSTSTSTPAAGAVLLRVDPYTYLYPLIQSWPSPSDSAETLIVRVEDGEIVFLNELRYHEGGPLSLRLPAGEENLPAALAAGGFEGVVEGTDYRGVEVLAAVRGVPGTAWYVVAKEDASEVYASISARTWLAVGFTTMMVIALGLLMGLLWIRKRGQFYRWQYAMEAERSTLARHCEYLTRYANDIIVLMDEAWRIVEVNEQAVKTYGYTREELLGMSAPLLRSEAARAGFAQTVRELDIGDGTVFETEHVRKDGTTFPVEISARVIETKGERFYQGIIRDISERRRMQEELREREVFMRRLTDNMLDLISQIDLEGNFVYLSPSNERVLGYREADLLGTNVMELVHPDDLPAVADSYVRSNMELVPGKVEFRARKADGTYIWVESVGNPLYNEAGELIGAIFATRDISDRKMAEDEAERGRMLLFSAFEMVPATVILLAPDYTFRYANSYFRELFGDPGGKKCYEVLYGRSTPCEEYCPLGIIETGEPFSREWSDESGMCFLVHYFPFEDMDGQGAVLEMGIDVTDRKRIEKRLERINRCFLELGTKPLENVLMIVDAGQEIMQAVGMHYSHLNRGGIYVYRTASDGAGRKHLEMDDCPICHTVIAEGGGEPFVLEDLPASGYDGLLPDAVQDGFGSYLAYPVKAHGVTVGVLGLLRGERGAFSVEEREIMGMLARAISVEEERLDHEEELRAFIDIASHELRHPMTIIKGYAATLRLYRDRMDDTTVRGVLADIEKGVDRLEKLVYQLLDASRMERDKLVLEKAETDIEALLKNAVAEMRYKVPARDFVLDLRERECRVEAEAERIGQVLVILMENAVNYSAHDSLVEVAMDVNEEGKVVISVMDRGVGVPEEHRGRIFERFFQVGDPSYHSSEGIGLGLHIAREIIEAHGGEIWYEPREGGGSIFSFTLPRP
- a CDS encoding transketolase C-terminal domain-containing protein, with the translated sequence MAKERKGIEVSLAVAEAVGQADCDVIAAYPITPQTHIVEHLSEMVADGHLDAEFVPVESEHSAMSVCCGAAAVGARTFTSTASQGLALMAEIFFIASAMRLPVVMALANRSLSSPLSIWNDHTDTMMVRDGGWIHVFVENGQEAYDHVFWAFRVAEDPAVRLPVALNIDGFIMTHMIEPIEFEDDELIKRYIPEYRMEKPLHPDNPVSMGCFGMPEIYTETQMARERALVESYNTCIKAWEEWEALTGRRYHPVETYRADDAECCIVTLGSLGETAMAAVDELREQGEKVGVIKIRLWRPFPFEDLYRAAAGKNALIVLDRAISFGGPGGPVALELRSAMCGRPQAPAIVDYVAGLASRDVTAEDFKAIILGGKAKAAEGDVCGFTLYGLRG
- a CDS encoding 2-oxoacid:acceptor oxidoreductase family protein, whose amino-acid sequence is MLEIRFHGRGGQGAVTSAELIAVAAIGKGKYAQAFPSFGPERRGAPVVAFCRVDDKRILARAKVYEPDVVVILDSGLLTLIDPVEGLKPDGILIINSKKSYEEIMDSCRFSCRVGIVNADQIAREELGRVIVNTTMMGAVIKATGLFGIDDIRGPMLDRFGPKLGEKNMKALERAYNELVIKE
- a CDS encoding NAD(P)H-dependent oxidoreductase subunit E, giving the protein MTDVNSFDRIIDRYEKTEESLLAILQDFQREFHYVPEEGIRRLSEVMEVPESKIYAMGTFYKALSLTPRGRHTIKVCTGTACHLKGAPQILETLERELEVERNGTTADGEFTLECVNCVGACAMAPLTLIDEEYHGQTRSSKIMDIVKKQVGS
- a CDS encoding NADH-ubiquinone oxidoreductase-F iron-sulfur binding region domain-containing protein, whose protein sequence is MGAINSIGQLEAYRRELAAAALSDLPTVMICFGTGCQANGARPVAEAFAAIIEEQGLELNVNIGIKTTGCHGYCENGPLVALQPRGILYLKVTPEDVAEIVEESIKGGRIVERLIYKDKTTSETIAEYSEIPFYKHQHRIALRHIGSIDPASIDDYILAGGYAGLARALGMKPEDIITEIEDSGLRGRGGGGFPAGTKWRSCAAVDSDVRYVLCNGDEGDPGAFMDRSIMEGDPHSVIEGMIIGAIAVGAHKGYIYVRDEYPLAVKNLEIALEAARDKGLLGGDILGSGFAFDIRISRGGGAFVCGESSALMRSVGGEVGEPRAKYIRSVERGLYDKPTVLNNVETWTNVPEIVVKGAEWYAGMGTEGSKGTKVFSLVGKVNNTGLVEVPMGISIRELVENIGGGILNGKKFKAVQTGGPSGGCIPERLSDLPIDFDSLTEAGSMMGSGGIIVMDEDTCMVDVAKYFINFLVEESCGKCTPCRDGLPRMLDLLEGITEGRGGEEHVAQLEELCDLLTWGALCGLGTSAANPVLSTIKYFRDEYDAHIRDKKCPAGVCKALITYAIDPEACTGCRLCAKNCPQECITGERKEAHEIDTAKCIKCGICRDVCTFDAVRIS
- the porD gene encoding pyruvate synthase subunit PorD, with the protein product MEEIRWQDLEIGAAVSEPGSSREYKTGSWRSLLPVVDRDQCIRCGVCWLFCPDAAINRSEDGSFQADLEYCKGCGICARECPVGCISMVIEEF
- a CDS encoding 2Fe-2S iron-sulfur cluster-binding protein encodes the protein MEKISVIIDGRTFEAVKDRCVLEVAHENGIYIPSLCFNSEVVSSGGSCRVCLVEAHQGGRMRLVTSCNYPVRKGLEIKTDTPLVHRIRGGVLELLMARVPDSEVVREMAAAEGLTDVRFRLDEGENDRYKCIACAMCTNVCAEVVGVYAIAMENRGAEKKPATPYHKPSDVCIGCGACAYACPTGAITLKERDGVRRIWGRDFNLVKCSVCGTPYIPEAQVDWIVKTTGKDRSFFDKCPDHR
- the porB gene encoding pyruvate synthase subunit PorB codes for the protein MDKFSVFSARLVEKAEYFTSGHRACQGCAEALAVRLVMKALGRNTIVAMATGCMEIVSSPLPTTAWEVPWIHVAFENASAVISGCESGMKSMMRKGKLPPKKINFVAMGGDGATADIGMGQLSGALERGHDMIYVCYDNEAYMNTGIQRSSSTPWGASTTTSPAGKMSKGQHTQKKDMPKVAIAHNIPYVATACPSFPFDLMEKVEKAAAIPGPAYLHILSVCPTGWRIPVEEAIKYGRLAVNTCVFPLYEYEYGKYRLTYRPSPVLPVREYIEGQGRFRHLAPEDIEAIQERTMEEYEKLVKLSEEG